In a genomic window of Methanosarcina horonobensis HB-1 = JCM 15518:
- a CDS encoding response regulator has translation MAEGRILIVEDEHIVAMGIKRMLKGLGYTVTGVASSGEDAISKAESTFPDLVLMDIMLKGELDGVEAAKEIKERFDVPVVYLTAYSDSNILERVKKTGPFGYIVKPFDEKDLHSNIEIALHRYRKEKLEGRTEE, from the coding sequence ATGGCAGAAGGACGAATTCTGATTGTCGAAGACGAACATATTGTTGCTATGGGAATAAAGCGTATGCTAAAGGGCCTGGGATATACGGTTACAGGAGTTGCTTCATCAGGAGAGGATGCCATAAGCAAAGCCGAGAGCACCTTTCCTGACCTTGTGCTTATGGATATAATGCTGAAAGGAGAACTTGACGGTGTAGAGGCTGCAAAAGAGATAAAAGAACGTTTTGATGTGCCTGTAGTTTACCTTACTGCTTATTCTGACAGCAATATTCTTGAGCGAGTAAAAAAAACAGGACCCTTTGGTTATATTGTAAAACCCTTTGATGAAAAAGACCTGCACAGCAATATAGAAATAGCCCTGCACAGGTACAGGAAAGAAAAACTTGAAGGAAGAACTGAAGAATAA
- a CDS encoding response regulator — translation MPEGRILIVEDEHIVAMGIKRMLKNMGYTLAGVASSGEDAINKAESTFPDLVLMDIMLKGEMNGIEAAKEIKERLGIPVVYLTACSESKIVEHAWRTGPLGYIVKPFDEKDLQKSIDVALRRQRMEKKELEKGSDNSESSLEKPAKVSEKTLDKCERKFRKVHEPIEYAERSQNLK, via the coding sequence ATGCCAGAAGGACGAATTTTGATTGTCGAAGATGAACATATCGTTGCTATGGGAATAAAGCGCATGTTAAAGAATATGGGGTATACACTGGCAGGCGTCGCTTCATCCGGGGAAGATGCCATAAATAAAGCGGAGAGTACCTTTCCTGATCTTGTGCTCATGGACATAATGCTGAAAGGAGAGATGAACGGGATAGAGGCTGCAAAGGAGATCAAAGAACGTTTAGGCATACCTGTGGTTTACCTGACTGCCTGCTCCGAAAGCAAAATAGTGGAGCACGCCTGGAGGACGGGGCCTCTGGGGTATATTGTAAAGCCCTTTGACGAAAAGGATCTGCAGAAGAGTATTGATGTGGCTCTGCGCAGGCAGAGGATGGAAAAAAAGGAGCTTGAAAAGGGTTCTGATAATTCGGAAAGTTCTCTCGAAAAGCCTGCAAAAGTTTCTGAGAAAACTCTTGATAAATGTGAAAGAAAATTCCGAAAAGTTCACGAACCTATCGAGTACGCTGAACGATCTCAGAACTTAAAATAA
- a CDS encoding DUF3160 domain-containing protein encodes MLIKISNKKTIVVLIFLFTLVEGCIDNTKSANVTMEELGLVANEQRVNNESKNSNLVFKQYYRPEPLDFKTQAVQYQLPLQSEDISNYNEFTSVIQLNNEARNKLEKNGFVVVKNPFNPQEELITEVYSTLEKNEIPIVITSDSLLHLYYIQFDETLRRIEEKEFFDDLWEMDSELLKKSIEDYETSSGDAKEAARRNIAYFAVALSLLEPETEQVANGDIYTKENIEKFSFEEADKYLFEIPQIVKDDVEAELALIENHEGFALSPIFSYKEDYSQYIPRGHYTHSEKLKNYFRTFMWHGRMGMLLKDDLIEVANPKQEARIQTFEASLIALHMEDNVQLMEKWERIYSVTAFYVGFSDDLGPYEYIEALNAVMGRSNNIEELDVEALKVELVTYHVPEIYGGTGAVRIDQANPDEIDRVLEETKGFRLMGQRSNPDSYMFQNLIYPTVDGRLMPKSLDVMALLGSDRAYAHLEAQGDTKMPGYIDQFSKLQGELNTFNDSDWTKNLYWSWLYSLQPLMKDYGAGYPTFMQTEAWQDKQLVTCMASWTELRHNTVLYSKQSYTAFTSMPEETEDKNAAGYVEPVPEFYNRLLSLIRMTNNGLGDMGVLDTYSINRLDRLEYILERLVEISEKEVQNEELSAEDYDFIESFAKEFEGSIDNVNEENQKTTIITDVHTDSNSGSVLEEGVGYVDMIIMAYKVPDGRILIGAGPVMTYYEFEQPMSDKLTDEKWRKMLETATLIKPKVTNTFSV; translated from the coding sequence ATGTTAATCAAAATTTCAAATAAAAAAACAATCGTAGTTCTCATATTTCTTTTCACACTTGTGGAAGGATGTATAGATAATACTAAATCTGCAAACGTTACAATGGAGGAACTAGGATTGGTTGCAAACGAACAAAGAGTTAATAATGAAAGCAAAAATTCCAATCTAGTTTTTAAACAATACTACCGTCCTGAGCCACTTGATTTTAAGACTCAGGCAGTACAATATCAATTGCCACTTCAAAGTGAAGATATCTCAAATTACAATGAGTTTACTTCTGTAATTCAACTTAATAATGAAGCAAGGAACAAATTGGAAAAAAATGGTTTTGTCGTTGTAAAGAATCCTTTTAATCCTCAGGAAGAGCTTATTACTGAAGTGTATAGCACTCTTGAAAAGAACGAAATACCTATCGTTATAACCTCGGATTCTCTGTTGCATTTATATTACATCCAGTTTGATGAAACGCTGAGACGAATAGAGGAAAAAGAGTTTTTTGATGATCTGTGGGAAATGGATTCAGAACTACTCAAAAAATCTATTGAAGATTATGAGACATCTTCTGGAGATGCCAAGGAAGCTGCTCGTAGGAATATAGCTTACTTTGCAGTGGCTTTGAGTTTGCTCGAGCCGGAAACTGAACAGGTTGCAAATGGTGATATCTACACAAAAGAAAATATAGAAAAATTTAGTTTTGAAGAAGCAGACAAGTACTTATTTGAAATTCCTCAGATCGTCAAAGATGATGTGGAAGCAGAACTTGCACTCATAGAGAACCATGAAGGATTTGCTCTTTCACCTATTTTCAGCTACAAAGAAGATTACTCTCAGTATATTCCAAGAGGACATTATACCCACTCTGAAAAGCTAAAAAATTATTTTAGAACTTTCATGTGGCATGGCCGCATGGGCATGCTACTTAAAGACGATCTCATAGAAGTAGCTAACCCCAAGCAAGAGGCAAGAATACAGACTTTTGAAGCCAGCCTGATAGCTTTGCATATGGAAGATAATGTTCAGCTCATGGAAAAGTGGGAACGGATCTACTCAGTAACTGCATTCTATGTTGGATTTTCTGATGATCTGGGACCATACGAATATATAGAAGCTCTTAATGCCGTAATGGGAAGAAGCAATAATATCGAAGAACTTGATGTAGAAGCATTGAAAGTAGAACTTGTGACATACCATGTTCCTGAGATCTATGGAGGAACTGGGGCTGTGAGAATAGACCAGGCTAATCCCGATGAAATTGATAGGGTCCTTGAAGAAACAAAAGGATTTAGACTAATGGGTCAGAGATCCAACCCAGATTCTTATATGTTTCAAAACTTGATTTATCCGACTGTGGACGGAAGGCTCATGCCCAAGAGTTTGGATGTGATGGCACTTCTTGGTTCGGACAGAGCTTATGCACATCTTGAAGCTCAGGGAGATACCAAAATGCCTGGTTATATAGATCAGTTCAGTAAGTTGCAGGGCGAATTAAATACTTTCAATGACTCAGATTGGACAAAGAACCTTTATTGGTCATGGCTCTATTCCTTGCAACCTCTGATGAAGGATTATGGAGCAGGGTATCCCACGTTCATGCAGACCGAAGCCTGGCAGGATAAGCAGCTGGTAACATGTATGGCATCTTGGACAGAACTAAGGCACAATACCGTATTATATTCTAAACAAAGTTATACTGCATTTACAAGCATGCCCGAGGAAACTGAAGATAAAAATGCCGCAGGTTATGTTGAACCTGTCCCAGAGTTCTACAATAGACTACTTTCTCTTATACGTATGACAAACAATGGTCTGGGAGATATGGGTGTGCTTGATACTTATTCAATCAACCGTCTAGATCGTCTCGAATATATACTTGAGAGACTGGTAGAAATTTCAGAGAAGGAAGTGCAAAATGAAGAACTTTCTGCAGAAGACTATGATTTTATCGAGTCCTTCGCAAAAGAGTTTGAAGGCTCCATAGATAATGTTAATGAAGAGAATCAGAAAACCACTATAATAACAGATGTACACACTGATTCTAATTCAGGTAGTGTTCTGGAAGAAGGTGTTGGGTATGTGGATATGATAATTATGGCATATAAGGTTCCAGACGGTAGAATACTCATAGGTGCCGGTCCGGTGATGACATACTATGAGTTCGAACAACCTATGTCAGATAAATTGACAGATGAGAAATGGAGAAAAATGCTTGAAACTGCTACACTTATAAAACCTAAAGTTACAAATACGTTCTCGGTTTGA
- a CDS encoding chymotrypsin family serine protease yields MQKNIKWIAGSLLLSLVLIGGVFVGSADSNNPVITYAVEEVQPIEEKLPDYGPQIYEKIKQNKTVVKAMGEIPQIEIEEDKRNWLNILDQSGNNLKDQMEPYVKSEGPIISYGLNYQGYLTVNILEETEIDDSLINEVYDIFDQEGKKQDIQEIPVVFQYSPPFKFSARDSTWTTLIGGIKVCNENNANSTLGFAVVDTTTNQKGFLVAGHTVYSTGGIGSKMYQPYKSSSKCIGTVDRLEFEYADAAFIEDDYRSVDNQIYYRDVNQVMDVTSYDTNVQVGEYVKMSGIASGLTSSGRITDITHIQSVSGYPNLYNQCVALYDWDFGDSGAPVFRLAGTSEVEMVGIHSGYMAQTLYSLPLVEFMMTCTLSHLLTNAIFLDSTFFLSNFLRK; encoded by the coding sequence ATGCAAAAGAATATAAAATGGATAGCTGGTAGCCTCCTTTTAAGCTTAGTCCTTATTGGAGGCGTATTTGTTGGATCAGCTGACTCAAACAACCCTGTTATTACATACGCAGTTGAAGAAGTACAGCCAATTGAAGAAAAACTTCCAGATTATGGTCCTCAAATCTATGAAAAAATTAAACAAAATAAGACTGTAGTAAAAGCAATGGGAGAAATTCCTCAAATAGAAATTGAGGAAGATAAAAGGAATTGGCTTAACATTTTAGATCAAAGTGGAAATAATTTAAAAGACCAGATGGAACCTTACGTAAAATCAGAAGGACCAATAATATCCTACGGCCTCAACTACCAAGGTTATCTGACTGTTAATATATTAGAAGAAACTGAAATTGATGACTCTTTAATCAATGAAGTTTATGATATATTCGATCAAGAAGGCAAAAAACAAGATATTCAAGAAATTCCAGTTGTATTCCAATACTCACCACCATTTAAGTTCTCAGCACGAGACAGTACTTGGACAACTTTAATTGGCGGAATAAAAGTATGTAATGAAAACAATGCTAATTCAACGCTTGGATTCGCTGTTGTTGATACAACCACAAATCAAAAAGGCTTTTTAGTTGCTGGACATACTGTTTACAGTACCGGAGGAATTGGTTCAAAAATGTATCAGCCATATAAGTCAAGTTCAAAATGCATAGGCACGGTTGATAGACTTGAGTTTGAATATGCAGATGCAGCTTTTATAGAGGATGACTACCGAAGTGTTGATAACCAAATATACTATCGAGATGTCAATCAAGTAATGGATGTTACTTCGTATGACACTAATGTACAGGTCGGAGAATATGTAAAGATGTCTGGTATAGCATCAGGATTAACATCGAGCGGACGCATTACTGATATTACCCATATACAATCTGTTTCTGGGTATCCAAATCTTTATAATCAATGTGTAGCACTTTACGATTGGGATTTTGGTGACAGTGGCGCTCCTGTGTTCCGTCTCGCTGGTACCAGTGAAGTCGAAATGGTAGGAATCCACAGTGGTTATATGGCTCAAACGCTGTATTCTCTCCCGTTAGTGGAATTTATGATGACTTGCACGTTGTCCCACTTACTTACTAATGCTATCTTTCTAGATAGCACTTTTTTCTTGAGCAATTTTCTACGAAAATAG
- the pap gene encoding polyphosphate:AMP phosphotransferase, translating into MLENVDLSQAITSEEYKKSIKTLQLELGELQRKAWELKIPIIIVFEGWHASGMGEDINRFILPLDPRGLDFYTMTRPCYEEKLRPFMLRFWSQIPIKGRMAIFDRSWYSRAVIELFGKEKDEKALEKTLEETTYFERQLADDGYLILKFFLHISEKEQKERFKAIKKMDIPLILDEYEGKNGKELDFIEKYDEYLPVVEKILEKTDVPYAPWTIIEANDRNFAVLKIMITVTHAIKTHIEKVTRTPGQQTIKYLDMATVNLPALNGSTLEKTDLSKNLSLKEYRESKKLFQHRLETLQYELFRKKRSVLIIFEGWDAAGKGGDIRRLVEELNPRLYRVVPVGSPNDTEKAHQYLWRFCDAAPMAGHITIFDRSWYGRVLVERVEGLCTEEEWRRAYREINEFEKILADSGVIILKFWLHIDRETQLERFKSRLNDPEKRWKITEDDWRNRNRWEDYKIAADEMLQKTSTLGAPWIIIESRDKRYSRVKVLKTTAETLEKELES; encoded by the coding sequence ATGCTAGAAAATGTTGATCTTTCCCAGGCAATTACAAGTGAAGAATATAAGAAGAGTATAAAAACGCTTCAGCTTGAGCTGGGTGAGCTTCAGCGAAAGGCATGGGAACTGAAAATACCCATCATAATTGTTTTTGAAGGCTGGCATGCTTCGGGAATGGGAGAGGATATCAACCGTTTCATACTCCCCCTGGACCCAAGAGGACTTGATTTCTATACAATGACCAGACCCTGTTATGAGGAAAAACTCAGGCCCTTCATGCTGCGGTTCTGGTCTCAGATTCCTATCAAAGGAAGAATGGCGATATTTGATAGAAGCTGGTACAGCAGAGCAGTAATCGAACTCTTCGGAAAAGAAAAAGATGAGAAAGCCCTGGAAAAAACTCTGGAAGAAACAACCTATTTTGAGCGCCAGCTTGCAGACGATGGATACCTCATACTCAAATTTTTCCTGCATATCAGTGAAAAAGAGCAGAAAGAACGTTTTAAAGCAATCAAAAAGATGGATATTCCTCTTATTCTCGATGAATACGAAGGGAAAAACGGAAAAGAACTGGATTTTATCGAAAAATATGATGAATACCTGCCTGTTGTTGAAAAAATCCTCGAGAAAACAGATGTCCCTTATGCTCCATGGACAATAATCGAAGCAAACGACAGAAACTTTGCAGTCCTTAAAATCATGATAACGGTAACTCATGCAATAAAGACTCATATTGAAAAAGTGACACGGACTCCGGGACAGCAGACAATAAAGTACCTGGATATGGCAACCGTAAATCTGCCTGCGCTTAACGGTTCAACCCTGGAAAAGACCGACCTCTCAAAAAATCTTTCTCTGAAAGAATACAGGGAATCAAAAAAGCTTTTTCAGCATAGGCTTGAAACCCTCCAGTATGAACTTTTTAGAAAAAAACGTTCAGTATTAATAATTTTTGAAGGCTGGGATGCTGCAGGCAAAGGAGGAGATATTCGCCGCCTTGTTGAAGAGCTAAACCCACGACTTTACAGGGTTGTACCTGTAGGCTCCCCGAATGATACTGAAAAAGCTCACCAGTACCTCTGGCGCTTCTGTGATGCAGCCCCTATGGCAGGACACATAACTATTTTTGACAGGAGCTGGTATGGACGTGTCCTTGTTGAAAGAGTTGAGGGGCTCTGTACTGAAGAAGAATGGAGAAGGGCTTACAGGGAGATCAACGAGTTCGAAAAAATCCTTGCCGATTCAGGAGTGATTATACTTAAGTTCTGGCTGCACATAGACAGGGAAACCCAGCTCGAACGTTTCAAAAGCCGCCTCAATGACCCCGAAAAACGCTGGAAAATCACAGAAGATGACTGGCGGAATCGGAACAGATGGGAAGATTATAAAATTGCAGCCGATGAAATGCTACAGAAAACAAGCACTTTAGGTGCACCCTGGATAATTATAGAATCTCGGGACAAGCGCTATTCAAGAGTAAAGGTTTTGAAAACGACAGCTGAAACTCTTGAAAAAGAACTGGAAAGCTGA
- a CDS encoding DUF2971 domain-containing protein, translating to MINETMDEKLFYKYQSINKYFFENLSNNQLFFHDPTEFNDPFDSKTALCRKGSREEWIAYYAANKWEKEKIEKKIEDDLKNGKSVKQGEKIVSYLDTNSGILPRICCLSTRNDSILMWNHYANYHTGVCLCFRPKKSLCADSSSGKINDIYRLTLGSELAELREVKYKDECPGEVNILNLDRIEVGKQVWECFLTKYRELQYEKEYRMLLFKKYFHMEYVKKYEKNELDGIIFGLKIKRNDAQNIYDMVCEQYIDEKKKVKFYRAKYIKGEYAIKIEKIEEEYMKRYLESL from the coding sequence ATGATTAATGAAACAATGGACGAAAAATTATTTTATAAGTACCAATCAATAAATAAATACTTTTTTGAAAACCTATCAAATAATCAATTATTCTTTCATGATCCCACAGAATTTAATGATCCTTTTGATAGCAAAACCGCTCTCTGTAGAAAAGGCAGTAGGGAAGAGTGGATCGCTTATTATGCAGCAAATAAATGGGAAAAGGAAAAGATTGAGAAGAAGATTGAAGATGATCTAAAAAATGGAAAGTCAGTGAAACAGGGAGAGAAAATTGTATCTTATTTAGATACTAATTCTGGCATTCTGCCCAGAATCTGCTGTTTGAGCACAAGAAATGATAGTATCTTGATGTGGAATCACTATGCCAATTATCACACGGGAGTATGCCTCTGTTTCAGACCTAAAAAAAGTCTATGCGCTGATTCCAGTTCTGGAAAAATAAATGACATCTATAGATTGACCCTGGGGTCAGAACTTGCTGAGCTCAGGGAAGTAAAATATAAAGATGAATGCCCAGGTGAAGTAAATATACTAAACTTAGACCGAATCGAAGTCGGAAAGCAAGTTTGGGAATGTTTTCTGACCAAATATCGTGAATTGCAATACGAAAAAGAATATCGTATGTTACTCTTCAAGAAATATTTTCACATGGAATATGTAAAAAAGTATGAGAAAAACGAGCTGGATGGTATTATTTTTGGATTGAAAATAAAACGCAACGATGCTCAGAACATTTATGATATGGTTTGCGAGCAATATATAGACGAAAAGAAAAAAGTTAAGTTTTACAGAGCTAAATACATAAAAGGTGAGTATGCTATCAAAATTGAAAAAATCGAAGAAGAATATATGAAAAGATATCTGGAATCATTATAG
- a CDS encoding DUF2551 domain-containing protein, with the protein MVSIRAKIKSRLEKFLEVDSNGYRRAILCIFIKVKKATIDELHEMLSSKYNVSRNTVASMVGYIHSKLGILRAHKESYKTPMIYLLREEYIDLLMKIVASPTKTITDSTA; encoded by the coding sequence ATGGTATCCATCCGAGCTAAAATTAAATCCAGATTAGAGAAATTCCTTGAAGTTGATTCCAATGGATATCGAAGGGCTATACTGTGTATCTTCATCAAGGTAAAGAAAGCAACTATTGACGAGCTGCATGAAATGCTTTCAAGTAAGTACAACGTATCAAGAAACACGGTAGCATCCATGGTAGGATACATTCATTCCAAACTTGGAATTCTGAGAGCACACAAGGAGTCCTACAAAACCCCTATGATCTATCTTTTAAGAGAAGAGTATATAGATCTGCTTATGAAGATAGTTGCTTCACCTACAAAGACAATTACTGATTCCACAGCCTGA
- a CDS encoding HEPN domain-containing protein encodes MNKKDQFIGKIKPDINNFIHLIRNNRRCQEGNEKSFSLFNSPIEVIVLSNQVTDFNDIITKIVYYEDFNGSFSTKYVEQKLFELLHKILCDHSRANEYIGELYTNFIDDSKNNWRVIAQLENVRFVERAVFKLMDSTLKFMKPEELFDCTLKLMKPEDLSVSINSLQRDLLGPHYSNWELSHCIYTDVTAGDQLKAEELAIDNFNLSLNLLRLYFPNLNISIKRPISMSDTQEKIAYEIISTNVTKKYGNISVKNNEKRCIDLSPKIYDYLVKNGINSLSNNSQIGCALKISDVVKDCLYWYGLALNTSLLSAKFLHYVTILEAGLKLNREDSEVTQKITDRCSLFLETDVGRRRKIRKEIIKIYDLRSKVVHTGRILGKKSEKELEDMALQMRLTESASIYARSVLIKLIRENNQRNGDFEKFIQDLDDMNHKKCT; translated from the coding sequence ATGAATAAAAAAGATCAATTCATAGGAAAGATTAAGCCAGATATAAATAATTTTATTCATCTAATTCGCAATAATAGAAGATGTCAGGAAGGGAATGAAAAATCATTTTCCCTTTTTAATTCCCCAATTGAGGTTATTGTATTATCTAACCAAGTGACAGATTTTAATGATATTATAACTAAGATAGTCTATTATGAGGATTTTAATGGAAGTTTCTCAACAAAGTATGTAGAACAAAAATTATTTGAGCTGCTTCATAAAATATTATGTGACCACTCCCGAGCTAATGAGTATATTGGAGAATTATATACAAACTTTATAGACGATTCTAAAAATAACTGGCGGGTTATTGCTCAGCTCGAAAATGTAAGATTTGTGGAACGTGCTGTTTTTAAGTTGATGGATAGCACTCTGAAATTCATGAAGCCAGAGGAGTTATTTGATTGTACTTTAAAACTAATGAAGCCAGAGGACTTATCTGTTAGTATCAATTCATTACAACGGGATTTATTAGGACCTCATTATTCTAACTGGGAATTATCGCACTGCATATACACAGATGTTACAGCAGGCGATCAATTAAAAGCGGAAGAATTAGCTATTGATAATTTTAATTTGTCTCTTAATTTATTAAGGCTCTATTTTCCAAATTTAAACATTAGTATTAAAAGACCGATATCTATGTCAGATACGCAAGAAAAAATTGCTTATGAAATTATTTCGACTAATGTAACAAAAAAGTACGGTAATATATCGGTAAAAAATAATGAAAAGAGATGCATAGATTTGAGTCCTAAAATCTACGATTACCTAGTGAAAAACGGAATAAACAGTCTTTCAAATAATAGCCAAATAGGTTGTGCTTTGAAAATAAGCGATGTAGTAAAAGACTGTTTATATTGGTATGGACTTGCTTTGAATACAAGTCTTCTCTCAGCGAAATTCCTTCATTACGTTACTATTTTGGAGGCAGGCTTGAAACTGAATAGAGAAGATTCCGAAGTAACTCAAAAAATAACTGATCGTTGTTCTTTATTCTTGGAAACTGATGTTGGTAGAAGGCGGAAAATAAGAAAAGAAATTATAAAAATTTATGACTTGAGAAGTAAGGTTGTTCATACAGGCAGGATTCTCGGCAAAAAATCCGAGAAAGAACTTGAAGATATGGCATTACAGATGAGATTAACAGAATCAGCCAGTATATATGCAAGAAGTGTATTAATAAAACTAATTAGAGAAAATAATCAACGAAATGGAGATTTTGAAAAATTCATTCAAGATTTAGATGATATGAACCACAAGAAATGTACATAA
- a CDS encoding DUF1699 family protein, whose translation MRIRVVSSREEIFTLNPNERLVHLAFRPSNKDIFGLVETCPKIEVIQLPKSYRRTVSKSIEMFLEMQRIQLLEGDVWGHRKDINEYYSIPSSVIEKIKEMKIEGRPAKEIEKKVSRESKLNPEMIAYILTKETPA comes from the coding sequence ATGAGAATAAGAGTGGTTAGTTCAAGAGAAGAAATCTTTACACTCAATCCGAATGAGCGTCTTGTTCATCTGGCTTTCAGACCTTCTAACAAGGATATCTTTGGATTGGTAGAGACATGCCCTAAGATTGAGGTGATTCAGTTACCCAAATCTTACAGGCGTACGGTATCAAAGTCCATAGAAATGTTCCTTGAAATGCAAAGGATTCAGCTCCTTGAAGGAGATGTCTGGGGACACAGAAAGGATATTAACGAATATTACAGCATCCCATCCTCAGTGATTGAAAAAATTAAGGAAATGAAAATCGAAGGCAGACCAGCTAAGGAAATCGAAAAGAAGGTTTCAAGAGAAAGCAAACTGAACCCTGAAATGATTGCTTATATTCTAACAAAAGAAACTCCTGCCTGA